In Pontimonas salivibrio, the sequence AGTATGCGCTGGACACCAACCAGGACTCCGGTGTCTGGGGTGGCCTCAGCGAAGATGAGCGTCGCGCCCTGAAGCGTCGCGCTGCGCGCGCCCGTCGCGCGTCCTAACGCATCCCATCTTCACGCCGCGCGTCTTCACGCGGGCCGTCGCATCACACCTTCTCGGTGTGTTTGGCACCTAATCGGACCTAAACGGTCGGGACTGCTTGGGTGACAGGTTTTTCTTGCAGGTACTGCAGGGGCACATCGATGACGACTTCGGTCGCCTCGCCCTGGGTGGTGTGCCAAGAAATGGTGCCGCTTAACTCACCCTCGACCAGGGTTCGGACAATTTGGGTGCCAAGGCCTTCGCCGACGACCCCATCGGGTAGGCCACTGCCGTTATCGCGCACAACCACCCGAAGGCGGTCTGGCCCACGCTCGGCAGTAATCTGCACGACCCCACCGACCTGGCCTTTCACTCCGTGTTCCACGGCGTTGGTGACCAGTTCAGTCAATGCGAGGGCGAGCGGTGTGGCGTATTCACTCGGCAGAATGCCAAAACTTCCATAAAACACCGGTTTCACGACGGGGTTTGTCCCGGAAGCGACTTCAGCCGCCAGGCTCGATACCCGATCAAAGACGGTGTCGAAGTCGACGTTTTGGCTGAGCCCCTCCGAGAGGGTGTCGTGTACTACGGCGATGGCGGCGACTCGCCGCATCGCCTGGTTCAGCGCGTCTTTGGCTTTCTCATCAACCGCACGGCGAGACTGGATGCGAAGCAGCGAGGCCACCGTTTGTAGATTGTTTTTCACACGGTGGTGAATTTCACGAATCGTCGCATCTTTCGTAATCAATTCCCGCTCTTGCCGGCGCAGGGTGGTCACATCGCGACAGAGCACCACCGCACCGATGCGATCGCCCATCGATTTCAGAGGAATTGCTCGAAGGCTGACGGTGACACCGTTCGATTCAATTTCACTTCGCCACGGCGCCCGGCCGCTCACCACCAAGGGCAACGATTCATCAACAATGAGCGTGCCGGTGAGAAGCGACGTGGTCGCTTCAGCCAGCACGCCTCCTTCTAATTCTTTGTCGTAGCCCAGCCGGCTAAACGCCGAAAGCGCATTGGGGCTGGCAAACGTCACCCGACCGGTCATGTCTAAGCGAATCAACCCATCGGACGCCCGAGGTGCACCCCGTGCGGGCGGTGACGGACCATCAGGGTCCGGGAACTGGCCCTCTGCCAACATGCGAAACAGGTCGTTAGCGCACTCGTTGAAGGTGAGCTCAAGCCGGGAAGGCATCCGCGATTCACTCAGATTGGAGTGGCGTGTCAGCAAAGCGACCGGTTGCCCTGCTTTTTCACCGGCGGCCCTCGGCGGCACACCCCTGCCGGGGGCGCCCCGCCTCCCCACGGGGACGGCGCGGACGCGGGCTGGAGTGTTTTCATACCAGTCGGGGGCACTGGAGTCGACGATGGCGCCTGTGAGATAGGCCTTATCCATCAGCTCTTTCCATTCGGCCCGAGGAGCCGTACCCACAACATCCCGGTAAAACAGTGTCGCTGATGACGAGGGACGCAAGTGGGCGACCGCTTCAAAATCACCCTCAGCGTTAGGTACCCAAAACACAATGTCCGCAAAGGCAAGATCGGCCAGTAACTGG encodes:
- a CDS encoding sensor histidine kinase, encoding MPLASNKRFAQAGLNDADSAWLHQVISEGQLLADLAFADIVFWVPNAEGDFEAVAHLRPSSSATLFYRDVVGTAPRAEWKELMDKAYLTGAIVDSSAPDWYENTPARVRAVPVGRRGAPGRGVPPRAAGEKAGQPVALLTRHSNLSESRMPSRLELTFNECANDLFRMLAEGQFPDPDGPSPPARGAPRASDGLIRLDMTGRVTFASPNALSAFSRLGYDKELEGGVLAEATTSLLTGTLIVDESLPLVVSGRAPWRSEIESNGVTVSLRAIPLKSMGDRIGAVVLCRDVTTLRRQERELITKDATIREIHHRVKNNLQTVASLLRIQSRRAVDEKAKDALNQAMRRVAAIAVVHDTLSEGLSQNVDFDTVFDRVSSLAAEVASGTNPVVKPVFYGSFGILPSEYATPLALALTELVTNAVEHGVKGQVGGVVQITAERGPDRLRVVVRDNGSGLPDGVVGEGLGTQIVRTLVEGELSGTISWHTTQGEATEVVIDVPLQYLQEKPVTQAVPTV